The following proteins are co-located in the Theropithecus gelada isolate Dixy chromosome 19, Tgel_1.0, whole genome shotgun sequence genome:
- the LOC112613154 gene encoding histone deacetylase 6-like isoform X1 yields MTSTGQDSTTTRQRRSRQNPQSPPQDSSVTSKRNIKKGAVPRSIPNLAEVKKKGKMKKLGQAMEEDLIAGLQGMDLNLEAEALAGTGLVLDEQLNEFHCLWDDSFPEGPERLHAIKEQLIQEGLLDRCVSFQARFAEKEELMLVHSLEYIDLMETTQYMNEGELRVLADTYDSVYLHPNSYSCACLASGSVLRLVDAVLGAEIRNGMAIIRPPGHHAQHSLMDGYCMFNHVAVAARYAQQKHRIRRVLIVDWDVHHGQGTQFTFDQDPSVLYFSIHRYEQGRFWPHLKASNWSTTGFGQGQGYTINVPWNQVGMRDADYIAAFLHVLLPVALEFQPQLVLVAAGFDALQGDPKGEMAATPAGFAQLTHLLMGLAGGKLILSLEGGYNLRALAEGVSASLHTLLGDPCPMLESPGAPCRSAQASVSCALEALEPFWEVLVRSTETVEGDNMEEDNVEENEEEGPWEPPVLPILTWPVLQSRTGLVYDQSMMNHCNLWDSHHPEVPQRILRIMCRLEELGLAGRCLTLTPCPATEAELLTCHSAEYVGHLRATEKMKTRELHRESSNFDSIYICPSTFACAQLATGAACRLVEAVLSGEVLNGAAVVRPPGHHAEQDAACGFCFFNSVAVAARHAQAISGRALRILIVDWDVHHGNGTQHMFEDDPSVLYVSLHRYDHGTFFPMGDEGASSQIGRAAGTGFTVNVAWNGPRMGDADYLAAWHRLVLPIAYEFNPELVLVSAGFDAARGDPLGGCQVSPEGYAHLTHLLMGLASGRIILILEGGYNLTSISESMAACTRSLLGDPPPLLTLPRPPLSGALASITETIQVHRRYWRSLRVMKVEDREGPSSSKLVTKKAPQPAKPRLAERMTTREKKVLEAGMGKITSASFGEESTPGQTKSERAVVALTQDQSSEAATGGATLAQTISEAAVWGAILGQTTSEEAVGGATPDQTTSEKTVGGATLDQTTSEDAVGGATLGQTTSEEAVGGATLAQTTSEAAMEGATLDQTTSEEAPGGTKLIQTPLASSTDHQTPPTSPVQGTTPQISPSTLIESLRTLELGSKSQGASESQAPGEENLLGEAAGGQDMADSMLMQGSRGLTDQAIFYAVTPLPWCPHLVAVCPIPAAGLDVTQPCGDCGTIQENWVCLSCYQVYCGRYINGHMLQHHGNSGHPLVLSYIDLSTWCYYCQAYVHHQALLDVKNIAHQNKFGEDMPHPH; encoded by the coding sequence ATGACCTCAACCGGCCAGGATTCTACCACAACCAGGCAGCGAAGAAGTAGGCAGAACCCCCAATCTCCCCCTCAGGACTCCAGTGTCACTTCGAAGCGAAACATTAAAAAGGGAGCCGTTCCCCGCTCCATCCCCAATCTAGCGGAGGtaaagaagaaaggcaaaatgAAGAAGCTCGGCCAAGCAATGGAAGAAGACCTAATCGCGGGACTGCAAGGGATGGATCTGAACCTTGAGGCTGAAGCACTGGCTGGCACTGGCTTGGTGTTGGATGAGCAGTTAAATGAATTCCATTGCCTCTGGGATGACAGCTTCCCAGAAGGCCCTGAGCGGCTCCATGCCATCAAAGAGCAACTGATCCAGGAGGGCCTCCTAGATCGCTGTGTGTCCTTTCAGGCCCGGTTTGCTGAAAAGGAAGAGCTGATGTTGGTTCACAGCCTAGAATATATTGATCTGATGGAAACAACTCAGTACATGAATGAGGGAGAACTCCGCGTCCTAGCAGACACTTACGACTCAGTTTATCTGCATCCGAACTCATACTCCTGTGCCTGCCTGGCCTCAGGCTCTGTCCTCAGGCTGGTGGATGCGGTCCTGGGGGCTGAGATCCGGAATGGCATGGCCATCATTAGGCCTCCTGGACATCACGCCCAGCACAGTCTTATGGATGGCTATTGCATGTTCAACCACGTGGCTGTGGCAGCCCGCTATGCTCAACAGAAACACCGCATCCGGAGGGTCCTTATCGTAGATTGGGATGTGCACCACGGTCAAGGAACACAGTTCACCTTCGACCAGGACCCCAGTGTCCTCTATTTCTCCATCCACCGCTATGAGCAGGGTAGGTTCTGGCCCCACCTGAAGGCCTCTAACTGGTCCACCACAGGTTTCGGCCAAGGCCAAGGATATACCATCAATGTGCCTTGGAACCAGGTGGGGATGCGGGATGCTGACTACATTGCTGCTTTCTTGCACGTCCTGCTGCCAGTCGCCCTCGAGTTCCAGCCTCAGCTGGTCCTGGTGGCTGCTGGATTTGATGCCCTGCAAGGGGACCCCAAGGGTGAGATGGCCGCCACTCCGGCAGGGTTCGCCCAGCTAACCCACCTGCTCATGGGTCTGGCAGGAGGCAAGCTGATACTGTCTCTGGAGGGTGGCTACAACCTCCGCGCCCTGGCTGAAGGTGTCAGTGCTTCGCTCCACACCCTTCTGGGAGACCCTTGCCCCATGCTGGAGTCACCTGGTGCCCCCTGCCGGAGTGCCCAGGCTTCAGTCTCCTGTGCTCTGGAAGCCCTTGAGCCCTTCTGGGAGGTTCTTGTGAGATCAACTGAGACCGTGGAGGGGGACAACATGGAGGAGGACAATGTagaggagaatgaggaggaaggaCCCTGGGAGCCCCCTGTGCTCCCAATCCTGACGTGGCCAGTGCTACAGTCTCGCACAGGGCTGGTCTATGACCAAAGTATGATGAATCACTGCAACTTGTGGGACAGCCACCACCCTGAGGTACCACAGCGCATCTTGCGGATCATGTGCCGTCTGGAGGAGCTGGGCCTTGCTGGGCGCTGCCTCACCCTGACACCGTGCCCCGCCACAGAGGCTGAGCTGCTCACCTGCCACAGTGCTGAGTATGTGGGTCATCTCCGGgccacagagaaaatgaaaacccGGGAGCTGCACCGTGAGAGTTCCAACTTTGACTCCATCTACATCTGCCCCAGTACCTTCGCCTGTGCACAGCTTGCCACTGGCGCTGCCTGCCGCCTGGTGGAGGCTGTGCTCTCGGGAGAGGTTCTGAATGGTGCTGCTGTGGTGCGTCCCCCAGGACACCACGCGGAGCAGGATGCAGCTTGCGGTTTTTGCTTTTTCAACTCCGTGGCTGTGGCTGCTCGCCATGCCCAGGCTATCAGTGGGCGTGCCCTGCGGATCCTGATTGTGGATTGGGATGTCCACCATGGTAATGGAACTCAGCATATGTTTGAGGATGACCCCAGTGTGCTATATGTGTCCCTGCACCGCTATGATCATGGCACCTTCTTCCCCATGGGGGATGAGGGTGCCAGCAGCCAGATCGGCCGGGCTGCTGGCACAGGCTTCACCGTCAACGTGGCATGGAACGGGCCCCGCATGGGTGACGCTGACTACCTAGCTGCCTGGCATCGCCTGGTGCTTCCCATTGCCTACGAGTTTAACCCAGAACTGGTGCTGGTCTCAGCTGGCTTTGATGCTGCACGGGGGGACCCGCTGGGGGGCTGCCAGGTGTCACCTGAGGGTTATGCCCACCTCACCCACCTGCTGATGGGCCTTGCCAGTGGCCGCATTATCCTTATTCTAGAGGGTGGCTATAACCTGACATCCATCTCAGAGTCCATGGCTGCCTGCACTCGCTCCCTCCTTGGAGACCCGCCACCCCTGCTGACCCTGCCACGGCCTCCTCTATCAGGGGCCCTGGCCTCAATCACTGAGACCATCCAAGTCCATCGCAGATACTGGCGCAGCTTACGGGTCATGAAGGTAGAAGACAGAGAGGGACCCTCCAGTTCTAAGTTGGTCACCAAGAAGGCACCCCAACCAGCCAAACCTAGGTTAGCTGAGCGGATGACCACACGAGAAAAGAAGGTTCTGGAAGCAGGCATGGGAAAGATCACCTCGGCATCATTTGGGGAAGAGTCCACTCCAGGCCAGACTAAGTCAGAGAGAGCTGTGGTGGCCCTCACTCAGGACCAGTCCTCAGAGGCAGCCACAGGGGGAGCCACACTGGCCCAGACCATCTCTGAGGCAGCCGTTTGGGGAGCCATACTGGGCCAGACCACCTCAGAGGAGGCTGTCGGGGGAGCCACTCCGGACCAGACCACCTCAGAGAAGACTGTGGGAGGAGCCACTCTGGACCAGACCACCTCAGAGGATGCTGTTGGGGGAGCCACGCTGGGCCAGACTACCTCAGAGGAGGCTGTAGGAGGAGCTACACTGGCCCAGACCACCTCGGAGGCAGCCATGGAGGGAGCCACACTGGACCAGACTACGTCAGAGGAGGCTCCAGGGGGCACCAAGCTGATCCAAACTCCTCTAGCCTCGAGCACAGACCACCAGACCCCCCCAACCTCACCTGTGCAGGGAACTACACCCCAGATATCTCCCAGTACACTGATTGAGAGTCTCAGGACCTTGGAGCTAGGCAGCAAATCTCAGGGGGCctcagaatctcaggccccaggAGAGGAGAACCTACTAGGAGAGGCAGCTGGAGGTCAGGACATGGCTGATTCGATGCTGATGCAGGGATCTAGGGGCCTCACTGATCAGGCCATATTTTATGCTGTGACACCACTGCCCTGGTGTCCCCATTTGGTGGCAGTATGCCCCATACCTGCAGCAGGCCTAGACGTGACCCAACCTTGTGGGGACTGTGGAACAATCCAAGAGAATTGGGTGTGTCTCTCTTGCTATCAGGTCTACTGTGGTCGTTACATCAATGGCCACATGCTCCAACACCATGGAAATTCTGGACACCCGCTGGTCCTCAGCTACATCGACCTGTCAACCTGGTGTTACTACTGTCAGGCCTATGTCCACCACCAGGCTCTCCTAGATGTGAAGAACATCGCCCACCAGAACAAGTTTGGGGAGGATATGCCCCACCCACACTAA
- the LOC112613154 gene encoding histone deacetylase 6-like isoform X2 has product MTSTGQDSTTTRQRRSRQNPQSPPQDSSVTSKRNIKKGAVPRSIPNLAEVKKKGKMKKLGQAMEEDLIAGLQGMDLNLEAEALAGTGLVLDEQLNEFHCLWDDSFPEGPERLHAIKEQLIQEGLLDRCVSFQARFAEKEELMLVHSLEYIDLMETTQYMNEGELRVLADTYDSVYLHPNSYSCACLASGSVLRLVDAVLGAEIRNGMAIIRPPGHHAQHSLMDGYCMFNHVAVAARYAQQKHRIRRVLIVDWDVHHGQGTQFTFDQDPSVLYFSIHRYEQGRFWPHLKASNWSTTGFGQGQGYTINVPWNQVGMRDADYIAAFLHVLLPVALEFQPQLVLVAAGFDALQGDPKGEMAATPAGFAQLTHLLMGLAGGKLILSLEGGYNLRALAEGVSASLHTLLGDPCPMLESPGAPCRSAQASVSCALEALEPFWEVLVRSTETVEGDNMEEDNVEENEEEGPWEPPVLPILTWPVLQSRTGLVYDQSMMNHCNLWDSHHPEVPQRILRIMCRLEELGLAGRCLTLTPCPATEAELLTCHSAEYVGHLRATEKMKTRELHRESSNFDSIYICPSTFACAQLATGAACRLVEAVLSGEVLNGAAVVRPPGHHAEQDAACGFCFFNSVAVAARHAQAISGRALRILIVDWDVHHGNGTQHMFEDDPSVLYVSLHRYDHGTFFPMGDEGASSQIGRAAGTGFTVNVAWNGPRMGDADYLAAWHRLVLPIAYEFNPELVLVSAGFDAARGDPLGGCQVSPEGYAHLTHLLMGLASGRIILILEGGYNLTSISESMAACTRSLLGDPPPLLTLPRPPLSGALASITETIQVHRRYWRSLRVMKVEDREGPSSSKLVTKKAPQPAKPRLAERMTTREKKVLEAGMGKITSASFGEESTPGQTKSERAVVALTQDQSSEAATGGATLAQTISEAAVWGAILGQTTSEEAVGGATPDQTTSEKTVGGATLDQTTSEDAVGGATLGQTTSEEAVGGATLAQTTSEAAMEGATLDQTTSEEAPGGTKLIQTPLASSTDHQTPPTSPVQGTTPQISPSTLIESLRTLELGSKSQGASESQAPGEENLLGEAAGGQDMADSMLMQGSRGLTDQALLDVKNIAHQNKFGEDMPHPH; this is encoded by the exons ATGACCTCAACCGGCCAGGATTCTACCACAACCAGGCAGCGAAGAAGTAGGCAGAACCCCCAATCTCCCCCTCAGGACTCCAGTGTCACTTCGAAGCGAAACATTAAAAAGGGAGCCGTTCCCCGCTCCATCCCCAATCTAGCGGAGGtaaagaagaaaggcaaaatgAAGAAGCTCGGCCAAGCAATGGAAGAAGACCTAATCGCGGGACTGCAAGGGATGGATCTGAACCTTGAGGCTGAAGCACTGGCTGGCACTGGCTTGGTGTTGGATGAGCAGTTAAATGAATTCCATTGCCTCTGGGATGACAGCTTCCCAGAAGGCCCTGAGCGGCTCCATGCCATCAAAGAGCAACTGATCCAGGAGGGCCTCCTAGATCGCTGTGTGTCCTTTCAGGCCCGGTTTGCTGAAAAGGAAGAGCTGATGTTGGTTCACAGCCTAGAATATATTGATCTGATGGAAACAACTCAGTACATGAATGAGGGAGAACTCCGCGTCCTAGCAGACACTTACGACTCAGTTTATCTGCATCCGAACTCATACTCCTGTGCCTGCCTGGCCTCAGGCTCTGTCCTCAGGCTGGTGGATGCGGTCCTGGGGGCTGAGATCCGGAATGGCATGGCCATCATTAGGCCTCCTGGACATCACGCCCAGCACAGTCTTATGGATGGCTATTGCATGTTCAACCACGTGGCTGTGGCAGCCCGCTATGCTCAACAGAAACACCGCATCCGGAGGGTCCTTATCGTAGATTGGGATGTGCACCACGGTCAAGGAACACAGTTCACCTTCGACCAGGACCCCAGTGTCCTCTATTTCTCCATCCACCGCTATGAGCAGGGTAGGTTCTGGCCCCACCTGAAGGCCTCTAACTGGTCCACCACAGGTTTCGGCCAAGGCCAAGGATATACCATCAATGTGCCTTGGAACCAGGTGGGGATGCGGGATGCTGACTACATTGCTGCTTTCTTGCACGTCCTGCTGCCAGTCGCCCTCGAGTTCCAGCCTCAGCTGGTCCTGGTGGCTGCTGGATTTGATGCCCTGCAAGGGGACCCCAAGGGTGAGATGGCCGCCACTCCGGCAGGGTTCGCCCAGCTAACCCACCTGCTCATGGGTCTGGCAGGAGGCAAGCTGATACTGTCTCTGGAGGGTGGCTACAACCTCCGCGCCCTGGCTGAAGGTGTCAGTGCTTCGCTCCACACCCTTCTGGGAGACCCTTGCCCCATGCTGGAGTCACCTGGTGCCCCCTGCCGGAGTGCCCAGGCTTCAGTCTCCTGTGCTCTGGAAGCCCTTGAGCCCTTCTGGGAGGTTCTTGTGAGATCAACTGAGACCGTGGAGGGGGACAACATGGAGGAGGACAATGTagaggagaatgaggaggaaggaCCCTGGGAGCCCCCTGTGCTCCCAATCCTGACGTGGCCAGTGCTACAGTCTCGCACAGGGCTGGTCTATGACCAAAGTATGATGAATCACTGCAACTTGTGGGACAGCCACCACCCTGAGGTACCACAGCGCATCTTGCGGATCATGTGCCGTCTGGAGGAGCTGGGCCTTGCTGGGCGCTGCCTCACCCTGACACCGTGCCCCGCCACAGAGGCTGAGCTGCTCACCTGCCACAGTGCTGAGTATGTGGGTCATCTCCGGgccacagagaaaatgaaaacccGGGAGCTGCACCGTGAGAGTTCCAACTTTGACTCCATCTACATCTGCCCCAGTACCTTCGCCTGTGCACAGCTTGCCACTGGCGCTGCCTGCCGCCTGGTGGAGGCTGTGCTCTCGGGAGAGGTTCTGAATGGTGCTGCTGTGGTGCGTCCCCCAGGACACCACGCGGAGCAGGATGCAGCTTGCGGTTTTTGCTTTTTCAACTCCGTGGCTGTGGCTGCTCGCCATGCCCAGGCTATCAGTGGGCGTGCCCTGCGGATCCTGATTGTGGATTGGGATGTCCACCATGGTAATGGAACTCAGCATATGTTTGAGGATGACCCCAGTGTGCTATATGTGTCCCTGCACCGCTATGATCATGGCACCTTCTTCCCCATGGGGGATGAGGGTGCCAGCAGCCAGATCGGCCGGGCTGCTGGCACAGGCTTCACCGTCAACGTGGCATGGAACGGGCCCCGCATGGGTGACGCTGACTACCTAGCTGCCTGGCATCGCCTGGTGCTTCCCATTGCCTACGAGTTTAACCCAGAACTGGTGCTGGTCTCAGCTGGCTTTGATGCTGCACGGGGGGACCCGCTGGGGGGCTGCCAGGTGTCACCTGAGGGTTATGCCCACCTCACCCACCTGCTGATGGGCCTTGCCAGTGGCCGCATTATCCTTATTCTAGAGGGTGGCTATAACCTGACATCCATCTCAGAGTCCATGGCTGCCTGCACTCGCTCCCTCCTTGGAGACCCGCCACCCCTGCTGACCCTGCCACGGCCTCCTCTATCAGGGGCCCTGGCCTCAATCACTGAGACCATCCAAGTCCATCGCAGATACTGGCGCAGCTTACGGGTCATGAAGGTAGAAGACAGAGAGGGACCCTCCAGTTCTAAGTTGGTCACCAAGAAGGCACCCCAACCAGCCAAACCTAGGTTAGCTGAGCGGATGACCACACGAGAAAAGAAGGTTCTGGAAGCAGGCATGGGAAAGATCACCTCGGCATCATTTGGGGAAGAGTCCACTCCAGGCCAGACTAAGTCAGAGAGAGCTGTGGTGGCCCTCACTCAGGACCAGTCCTCAGAGGCAGCCACAGGGGGAGCCACACTGGCCCAGACCATCTCTGAGGCAGCCGTTTGGGGAGCCATACTGGGCCAGACCACCTCAGAGGAGGCTGTCGGGGGAGCCACTCCGGACCAGACCACCTCAGAGAAGACTGTGGGAGGAGCCACTCTGGACCAGACCACCTCAGAGGATGCTGTTGGGGGAGCCACGCTGGGCCAGACTACCTCAGAGGAGGCTGTAGGAGGAGCTACACTGGCCCAGACCACCTCGGAGGCAGCCATGGAGGGAGCCACACTGGACCAGACTACGTCAGAGGAGGCTCCAGGGGGCACCAAGCTGATCCAAACTCCTCTAGCCTCGAGCACAGACCACCAGACCCCCCCAACCTCACCTGTGCAGGGAACTACACCCCAGATATCTCCCAGTACACTGATTGAGAGTCTCAGGACCTTGGAGCTAGGCAGCAAATCTCAGGGGGCctcagaatctcaggccccaggAGAGGAGAACCTACTAGGAGAGGCAGCTGGAGGTCAGGACATGGCTGATTCGATGCTGATGCAGGGATCTAGGGGCCTCACTGATCAG GCTCTCCTAGATGTGAAGAACATCGCCCACCAGAACAAGTTTGGGGAGGATATGCCCCACCCACACTAA
- the LOC112613154 gene encoding histone deacetylase 6-like isoform X4, with product MTSTGQDSTTTRQRRSRQNPQSPPQDSSVTSKRNIKKGAVPRSIPNLAEVKKKGKMKKLGQAMEEDLIAGLQGMDLNLEAEALAGTGLVLDEQLNEFHCLWDDSFPEGPERLHAIKEQLIQEGLLDRCVSFQARFAEKEELMLVHSLEYIDLMETTQYMNEGELRVLADTYDSVYLHPNSYSCACLASGSVLRLVDAVLGAEIRNGMAIIRPPGHHAQHSLMDGYCMFNHVAVAARYAQQKHRIRRVLIVDWDVHHGQGTQFTFDQDPSVLYFSIHRYEQGRFWPHLKASNWSTTGFGQGQGYTINVPWNQVGMRDADYIAAFLHVLLPVALEFQPQLVLVAAGFDALQGDPKGEMAATPAGFAQLTHLLMGLAGGKLILSLEGGYNLRALAEGVSASLHTLLGDPCPMLESPGAPCRSAQASVSCALEALEPFWEVLVRSTETVEGDNMEEDNVEENEEEGPWEPPVLPILTWPVLQSRTGLVYDQSMMNHCNLWDSHHPEVPQRILRIMCRLEELGLAGRCLTLTPCPATEAELLTCHSAEYVGHLRATEKMKTRELHRESSNFDSIYICPSTFACAQLATGAACRLVEAVLSGEVLNGAAVVRPPGHHAEQDAACGFCFFNSVAVAARHAQAISGRALRIHTGPDYVRGGSRGHQADPNSSSLEHRPPDPPNLTCAGNYTPDISQYTD from the exons ATGACCTCAACCGGCCAGGATTCTACCACAACCAGGCAGCGAAGAAGTAGGCAGAACCCCCAATCTCCCCCTCAGGACTCCAGTGTCACTTCGAAGCGAAACATTAAAAAGGGAGCCGTTCCCCGCTCCATCCCCAATCTAGCGGAGGtaaagaagaaaggcaaaatgAAGAAGCTCGGCCAAGCAATGGAAGAAGACCTAATCGCGGGACTGCAAGGGATGGATCTGAACCTTGAGGCTGAAGCACTGGCTGGCACTGGCTTGGTGTTGGATGAGCAGTTAAATGAATTCCATTGCCTCTGGGATGACAGCTTCCCAGAAGGCCCTGAGCGGCTCCATGCCATCAAAGAGCAACTGATCCAGGAGGGCCTCCTAGATCGCTGTGTGTCCTTTCAGGCCCGGTTTGCTGAAAAGGAAGAGCTGATGTTGGTTCACAGCCTAGAATATATTGATCTGATGGAAACAACTCAGTACATGAATGAGGGAGAACTCCGCGTCCTAGCAGACACTTACGACTCAGTTTATCTGCATCCGAACTCATACTCCTGTGCCTGCCTGGCCTCAGGCTCTGTCCTCAGGCTGGTGGATGCGGTCCTGGGGGCTGAGATCCGGAATGGCATGGCCATCATTAGGCCTCCTGGACATCACGCCCAGCACAGTCTTATGGATGGCTATTGCATGTTCAACCACGTGGCTGTGGCAGCCCGCTATGCTCAACAGAAACACCGCATCCGGAGGGTCCTTATCGTAGATTGGGATGTGCACCACGGTCAAGGAACACAGTTCACCTTCGACCAGGACCCCAGTGTCCTCTATTTCTCCATCCACCGCTATGAGCAGGGTAGGTTCTGGCCCCACCTGAAGGCCTCTAACTGGTCCACCACAGGTTTCGGCCAAGGCCAAGGATATACCATCAATGTGCCTTGGAACCAGGTGGGGATGCGGGATGCTGACTACATTGCTGCTTTCTTGCACGTCCTGCTGCCAGTCGCCCTCGAGTTCCAGCCTCAGCTGGTCCTGGTGGCTGCTGGATTTGATGCCCTGCAAGGGGACCCCAAGGGTGAGATGGCCGCCACTCCGGCAGGGTTCGCCCAGCTAACCCACCTGCTCATGGGTCTGGCAGGAGGCAAGCTGATACTGTCTCTGGAGGGTGGCTACAACCTCCGCGCCCTGGCTGAAGGTGTCAGTGCTTCGCTCCACACCCTTCTGGGAGACCCTTGCCCCATGCTGGAGTCACCTGGTGCCCCCTGCCGGAGTGCCCAGGCTTCAGTCTCCTGTGCTCTGGAAGCCCTTGAGCCCTTCTGGGAGGTTCTTGTGAGATCAACTGAGACCGTGGAGGGGGACAACATGGAGGAGGACAATGTagaggagaatgaggaggaaggaCCCTGGGAGCCCCCTGTGCTCCCAATCCTGACGTGGCCAGTGCTACAGTCTCGCACAGGGCTGGTCTATGACCAAAGTATGATGAATCACTGCAACTTGTGGGACAGCCACCACCCTGAGGTACCACAGCGCATCTTGCGGATCATGTGCCGTCTGGAGGAGCTGGGCCTTGCTGGGCGCTGCCTCACCCTGACACCGTGCCCCGCCACAGAGGCTGAGCTGCTCACCTGCCACAGTGCTGAGTATGTGGGTCATCTCCGGgccacagagaaaatgaaaacccGGGAGCTGCACCGTGAGAGTTCCAACTTTGACTCCATCTACATCTGCCCCAGTACCTTCGCCTGTGCACAGCTTGCCACTGGCGCTGCCTGCCGCCTGGTGGAGGCTGTGCTCTCGGGAGAGGTTCTGAATGGTGCTGCTGTGGTGCGTCCCCCAGGACACCACGCGGAGCAGGATGCAGCTTGCGGTTTTTGCTTTTTCAACTCCGTGGCTGTGGCTGCTCGCCATGCCCAGGCTATCAGTGGGCGTGCCCTGCGGATC CACACTGGACCAGACTACGTCAGAGGAGGCTCCAGGGGGCACCAAGCTGATCCAAACTCCTCTAGCCTCGAGCACAGACCACCAGACCCCCCCAACCTCACCTGTGCAGGGAACTACACCCCAGATATCTCCCAGTACACTGATTGA